ATCACCACGCGATTTGTCGGCCCTTGGGCCGTCTGTGAGCTGAAAGGCAATTTGACGAGTGTTGAGAAATTCGCTGTTCGCACGGAAGACGGGCGGCGAATCGTGCGCGAATTGCGCACCACGTTTATCAAGGAGATCTACAAAGACGAGGAATTGCGGGCCGAAGTGGAAAATGTGGTTGGGGCGCGTCTCGTTACGCTGTTCTGCGATTTTGATGTCGATCTCGACACAGCCATCACGGTTTACGTATTTGATAGACCCCTCGGACTCGACGGTTTGAATTGATTCTGTTAAAATGTTAGGCGCAACTGAAACGTTGAGGATTGGTGCAAAAGTACAGGATGTGCTTCAAACTACTCCACTAAAACCAGTTTCCCTGCAACAGGGCTCCTGGTTTTGGTGGAGTTTTTATTTTTTACAGGGGGTATTGGAATGAGTAGTAGTAGTACTTTGCGCGTTCAGTTCCCTGTTCATATCGACGGAGTGGCATATGACGGCTACGAGGGTCAAACCATTCTTCAGACGATGTTGGACAATGGGATAGAACACCCGCACGTGTGTTATCACTCAAACTTGGGTGCAATTCAGACGTGTGACACGTGTATGGTCGAAGTCGACGGCAAGCTGGTGCGTGCCTGCGCCACCGAAGTGATGCCTGGGATGAAGGTACAGACAGAGACAGATCTCGCCCGTGCCGCGCGCACGGAGGGTATGGATAGAATTCTTGAGAACCACATGTTGTATTGCACGGTGTGCGACAACAACAACGGCAACTGTGTGCTACATAACACGGCGGAATTGATGAAAATCGAGCACCAAGCATATCCTTACCGGCCGAAAGGTTATGACAAGGATATGTCCAATCCGTTCTATCGGTACGACCCAGATCAGTGTATCCTGTGCGGTCGGTGCGTCGAAGCGTGCCAGGACTTACAGGTCAACGAGACGCTGTCGATTGACTGGGAACGGGAGATGCCGCGCGTGATTTGGGATGACGACGTCGCCATCAACGAGTCGTCCTGCGTGTCTTGTGGGCATTGTGTGTCCGTTTGCCCAACCAATGCGTTGATGGAGAAGTCGATGCTTGGCAACGCAGGGTTTCTGTCAGGCATCCCGGGCGACGTTTTAAATCCAATGATTGATTTGATTAAGGAAGTCGAGCCGGGATACGGCGGTATTTTTGCGATTTCCGAAGTCGAGTCGGCGATGCGCGAACAGCGCATTCGCAAGACGAAGACGGTTTGCACGTTCTGTGGCGTCGGCTGCTCGTTTGACGTGTGGACGAAGGGACGCGAAATTCTCAAGGTGGAGCCGAACGAAGATGCGCCAGTCAACGGCGTTTCCACTTGTGTCAAAGGCAAATTTGGCTGGGATTTCGTCAATAGTGAAGAGCGTTTGACGAAGCCATTGATTCGTCGCGGGGATTCGTTCTATGAGGCGTCTTGGGAAGAGGCGTTGGATCTTATCGGGCGCAAGCTCGGCGAGATCAAAGAGACGTACGGTGCGGATGCCCTTGGCTTTATTTCGTCGTCAAAGGTGACCAATGAAGAAAACTACTTGATGCAGAAACTGGCGCGCGCCGTTATCGGTACGAACAATATCGACAACTGCTCCCGGTATTGCCAGTCGCCGGCGACGGACGGTTTGATGCGCACGGTCGGCATTGGCGGCGACGCAGGGACCATCAAGGATATCGCAAGTGCTGGTTTGGTCATCATCGTCGGTGCCAACCCTGCTGAGGCACACCCGGTATTGGCGACGCGCGTGAAACGTGCGCACAAACTGAACGGTCAGAAGTTGATGGTGGTCGACTTGCGCAAGCACGAGATGGCGGAGCGCGCAGATCTGTTTGTTCGGCCCAACCCGGGTACAGATCACGTTTGGCTCTCAGCGCTGACAAAATATATCATTGACCAACAATGGCACGACGTGTCGTTCCTCAATGACAAAGTTGTAGGATTTGACGAGTACGTGAAGTCCCTAGAGCGCTACACGCTGGATTACGCAGAACAAGTCACGGGAATTCGCAAAGATCAGCTGATTGACATGGCCAAGATGATTCATGAAGCGGATGGCGTCGCTGTATTGTGGGCGATGGGTGTCACGCAACAGCGCGGCGGCAGTGAGACGAGTGGCGCCATTAGCGATTTGTTGCTGGTTACCGGGAACTTTGCCCGCCCGGGCGCTGGCGCGTTCCCGTTGCGTGGACATAACAACGTGCAAGGTGCCTGCGATTTTGGCACACTGCCAAATTGGCTGCCGGGGTATCAGTTGGTGACGAACGAAGCTGCGCGCAAAAAGTTCGAAGAGGCGTGGGGAACGCCGTTGCCAGCGGAGCCAGGCATGGACAATCAGTTCATGTTGAACGCCATTTTGGAAGGGAAACTCCGTGGGATGTACCTGATGGGCGAGGATATGGCCTGGGTCGACACGAACTCCAATCACGTCCACGAGGCGCTCAGTCACTTGGATTTCTTCGTGGTACAGGACGTGTTTTTGAGCAAGACAGCGCAATTTGCTGACGTCGTGTTGCCAGCGAGCCCGAGCCTTGAAAAGGAAGGTACGTTTAGCAACACGGAACGCCGGATTCAACGTCTGTATCAGGTGTTCGAGCCGCTTGGCGAGTCGAAGCCGGACTGGCAAATTATCATGGCCATTGCAAATCGCCTGGGCGCCAACTGGAACTATCAACATCCGAGCGAGATTATGGCTGAAGCAGCATCGCTTGCGCCGATTTTCGCCGGGGTTTCGTACGACCGCCTTGAAGGCTACAACAGTCTCTTGTGGCCAGTTGCACCGGATGGAACGGACACACCGCTGTTGTACACGAATGGGTTTGCACATCCAGATGGCAAGGCGCGACTGGTTCCAGCAAATTGGATCCCGCCTGTACCTCCTGCCAAACAATACGATTTACACCTGAATAACGGTCGTCTCTTGGAACACTTCCACGAGGGCAACATGACCGACAAGTCGGAAGGCCTGCGCTCGAAGGTGCCGGATACGTTCGTTGAAGTGTCTCCAGAATTGGCGCAGCAGCGGGGATTGGTGGACGGATCACTCGTACGGTTGGAATCTCCGTATGGTCAGGTCAAGGTAAACGTGGTGGTCACCGATCGGGTGCATGGCAATGAATTGTACCTGCCGATGAACTCGACGAGTGAATTTGCGGCAGTCAACTTGCTGACCGGACCTGCAACGGACGTTCGGACGGATACACCAGCGTACAAAGAGACATATGTCCGCATGGAAGTGCTGAAAGCCAAAGGGCGTTCACCACTGCCGATGAACAATCCGCGGTTTGGCAAGCGCAACCCGCAACAAGGCGTCGAAGTATGGCGCAAGTGGAATCGTGAGGGTTATGTGCCGGTCGAGGAGAAAGCACAGGAGGTGGTCGCCCATGGCGAAGCCCACAACCAGCATTAATCGGTTGGAACCGTCACATGAGGAACAATCGATGGAGGTCACCCAAGAACTGCAGGAGGTATTTGCTGCACACAGCGACGCCATCAAAAGTTTGCTGGTGCTTGTGCAGGACTTGCATGACAGCGGCGTGCTCGAAATGTTGCACGCCCTCCTAAATTCAAAGGAGAAGGTCGCGTCGATTGTACTCGAACAGGTGCTCAAGCCGTCTGTTCTCAATACCATCAAAAATGCGATGACGGCCCTTGGCATGGTCAGCAAGTTGGATGCAGAACAATTGAGCAAGTTGACGGATGCGATGGTCACCGGGCTTGAACACGGCCAGGCGAAACTCGCCTCTGGTGAACGTGTGGGTGTTTTCCAGCTTGCCAAAGCGGTTCGCAACCCAGATATCAACCGTACGTTGGCCTTGATGCTGGGCCTTGCGGAGGGAATGGGACAGAAGCTGTAGTCTCTTTGTCGCTCCACGATGGAGACAACCGTTTGGATGGCTGAAACGCCAGTTTGGGAGGCAGTGCAGTGGAAAGCCTAGGATGGCTTATCGTGCACGGAATAGGAACGTGTGCCTATGCAGCGAGTGGGGCGTTTGTCGCACTTCAGGCGAAGTACCGGATCATTGGCGTGTTTATCTTAGGACTGACGACCTCTTTCGGAGGCAGTGTCATCCGCAACACGGTCATCGGGGTACCCGTGACGCGGTTGTGGGATCGTCAAACATTGCTCTTGGTGTTGTGCACATTGGCCGTGTTGTGTATCTTGTCGACAAAGTGGATTCGCCATTGGAAAAAGTGGGGGATTTTCTTCGACTCGATTGGCCTAGCGTCGTTCTCGCTGCAAGGGGCACTCTATGCGGAACAGTATGCTCATCACCTTGGCACCACCGTGATGGCCGCATTGTTCACAGGTATTGGGGGCGGTGTCATCCGGGATGTGTTGGCGTTGCGCAAGCCCGTCGCGCTACGGGAGGAAGTTCATGCGATTCTGACCGTGCTGGTGGGACTTCTGGTATTCATCGGTGGGCGCGGGTTTGCACAACCCATTCCACTGTTGACAACACTCTTCGTGGTTGTGGTCATCCGCCTGATTGTCGTGCGGTATCGGGAACGCTTGTGGACCAAGCTACACCTGCGGCAGTAGCCTTGATTGCGGCATCAGGCGTCGCGTGGAAATGGATATGGGAAAATGTGAAAGGTCACCCTGACAGGAATCCTGCGGGGTGGCTTTTTTAATATGTCGCGGTGATGCCAGGGGGCGTGTGTGCAGTCAGTTGGTCATATGTGCGTGCTATACTTGTCTTGCCGAACGGGGCATTCGAGAAGATTGGATTCAATGTGCAGGGGAGGGCGTCGCAGGATGCGTGATGCTCCTCAAAGGAGGGACGCCGTTTGGACGAAAAAGACTGTCGTATCCTGCAGTGTTTGTGGCAGGAGAAGAACCTGACTCGCGCGGCTGACCGTTTATATATTACGCAGCCTGCGCTGACTTATCGTTTGCGCCGACTTGAGCAAGAATTTGGTGCAGCAGTGATGTTTCGAAACGGCAAAGGCATTGGGTTTACGCCAGAAGGGGAATATCTGGTGCATTATGCCCAGAAGATGTTGTCGGAACTACAACAGACGAAAGACAAGATTGCAAATATGAGCCATGAAGTGCAGGGCAATCTGCGGGTTGGCGTTTCTAGTTATTTTGGTTTGCATAATCTGCCGAAGATTTTGCGGGGTTATCACGCTGACTTTCCCAAAGTCCATATCAATGTGACGACGGGATGGAGTGAAGAGATATATGAACTGCTGATTCACGACGATATCCACGTTGGTGTCGTTCGCGGAGATTTTCACTGGCCGGAAGCCAAATATCTGCTGAGTGAAGAGCGGATTTGTATTATTTCAAAATCGGAAATCCATCTCGACGATTTGCCAAGCCTTCCGCAAATCAGCTATAAAGCGCCTGTCCTTGCGAATAACCTCGCGAGTTATGCGCATTCGTCCTTGGCACAAATGATTGATGATTGGTGGTATGAACGATTTCACGTGCCCCCTCACATCAGTATGCAAGTCGATAGTTTTGAAACGTGCAAGGAGATGGTCAAAAATGTGTTTGGCTACGCCATTGTACCCAGCAATTTTGTCCACCGTCGGGATGGATTGAAGCACATTGACCTCGTTCGCAAAGATGGCGTCATGGTCAAAAGAGGCACCTGGATGTTTTATCGCGAAGCGGCGCTGCAATATACGATGGTTGATAAATTCATAGATTTTATGAAGAACTTTTCAAATGAAGCAGCAGACAGTGAATGGTAGGTCTCAGCGGATTTTATTTTATCTGAATATAAATTTCTTTTTGTCTCGAAAGAAAAAAACATTAATTTTACTTATACATTTTTCAGGATTAATATACAGCCTATACACGAATGTCGTGATGCGATGGGAGAAGGTGCAGACGGATTGGGTGAATCACACATTTCCTTGAAGTCCTGCGTGGAACAGGCTGTAGATGCTCGTGACGCATTACTTCGCACTTTGGCGTTGAATATACACCAACATCCTGAGTTGAGTTTTCAGGAGCACCAGGCGATGCAGTGGTTGGTAGAACCGCTTGCGGAGGCTGGGTTTGAGATAGAGACAGGGATTGCAGGTCTTGAAACAGCCTTCCGGGCGACATGGGGGCCGAGCGACGGACCCGTGATTGCCCTGTTAGCCGAGTATGATGCGCTTCCGGAAATTGGTCACGCTTGTGGACACAATTTAATTGGAACTGCAGCAGTGGGTGCCGCTTTGGCGCTACGCGACGCTTGTCCAGATTTGCTGGCCCGCATTGCGGTTATTGGTACACCCGCTGAAGAAGATGGTGGGGGAAAGATTATCATGTGCAACGCGGGCGTATTTGACGATGTGGATGCGGCGATGCTTTGTCACCCGCGAAACATCACGACGGTCAACCGTGGGTCACTTGCCTGTGTCGACGCTACCTTTAAATTTTACGGCCGTCAGGCCCACGCTTCCTCCGCACCGGAGGAGGGTATCAGCGCACTAGATGCTGTGATTCAATCGTTCGTCGCGATTAACGCACTTCGGCAGTTCTTCAAGAGCGATGTCAAAATTCACGGCATTATTACCAAGGGCGGCTCTGCTCCTAACGTCGTTCCGGAATTCTGTGAAGCAAAGTTTATTTTGCGCGCCATCACAGTCGAGGAACTCGCAGCGGTTCGGGAAAAGGTGTATGCGGCCGTCCGCCACAGTGCAGATGCGGTCGGTGCGCGATGCGAAATCGAGGAAGGGCTGATTTATGCCGAGCGCAACAACAATCGGGCGCTCGCAGCGCTATTTAAAGAGAATCTCGTCTCACTGGGACTCGAGGTGTCTGATCCGCCTGCTCGTGCAGGCCTTGGCTCTTCCGATATCGGCAACGTCGGTCAAGTGACTGCCACGATTCATCCGTACATCCGGATTGGGGACGTATCCAATCATACGCCAGCGTTTCGTGACGCCGCTGCATCCGAGGCGGGATTAACCGCATTGAACCAAGCCGCGAAGGCGTTGGCGATGACCGCTTACGATCTCGCTGTAAATCCACAAGCCTTACAAGCTGTGCGGGAAGAATTTGAACAGTGGCGGGCCAATAAAGCATCTTATGCGCATACTTCGTGATTCGGTGAAGGTGTTCAAGACAAGAGGCAATGGGGGATTGCACATGCACGCTTGGCAAAGACAAAGCTGTATCTTATTGGGAACTGTCGCGGCAATTGCGCTCTTACTCGCGGGATGCGGCACGAGCCCGGGAAATCAGGCGCAGGCTGGGGCGCAACAGAAGGGGCAATCGGGAGCGAGTCAACAACAAACACCGATTTCGGGTGGCCAAATCGACGTCGATATGAGTGACGATATCCATTCAATCGATCCAGCCGTCGCGGAGGACATTTTATCCGACGAGTTTGTCCAGTCGATGTATGACCAGTTGGTGACTTACAAAGGGACGACGAATCAGATTGTCGGCGATGCGGCGAAGTCCTGGGAAGTCTCCCCTGATGGGAAAACCTATACGTTCCATTTGCAAAAGGGCATCACGTTTTGGAATGGAGACAAGTTGACAGCAGACAGTTACATCGCAGAGTTGGAGCGCATTCTGAACAAAAAGATCGGTTCGCCCGGTGAATCGTTGATTGATCCTATCATCGAAGGCTCAACCGCCTATCACGATGGAACAGCGAGTACCATTCGTGGTGTCAGCGCGCCAGATCCGTATACCTTAAAAATCACCCTGACCAAACCTGAGCCCTTTTTCTTGAATATTTTGGCGATGCACTTTTTTGTCGGAATTGACCCGTTGTGGATTCAAAAAGTGGGGGATGCGGACTTTGGTTTAAACAAACCGATGGGGACCGGTGCCTTTGAAATGAAGAGCAATAATCACAATACGGTCGTCCTGACTAAAAATCCGCATTATTTTCAAAAGGATGCGTCTGGCAACCAACTCCCGTACCTAAACCAAATCGCATTTACGTATAACAACAACGAACAGCTGGACGCCATGCGTTTTGAGCGCGGTGAGACGGCTTTGCTTGGGTTTAACACGCGCGGGATTCCAGCATCGTCTTACCAGGAATTTATTTCAAATCCAAACTTGAAAAAAGATATTGTCACTTCTTCAGCCGGCACCATTTGGTATATGGGGTTGAATGTCCAACAGAAGCCGTTTACGAACGTCAAAGTGCGTCAGGCTGTGGAATATGCCATTGATAAACCCTTTATTGTCAAGCTGTTAGACAATCAAGGTTCTGTCGCAAACCAGCCCACACCCCCTGGTGTCTTTGGTCACGTGAACGATTTGCCTGCTGACGTCAATTATACGTATAACCCTACTAAGGCGAAACAGCTGCTCAAAGCCTCCGGCGTGTCCTTGCCGCTTCACGTGGACTTCTACTGCAGTAACGACGCGGCTACCTTAAAAATCGTCAATCAGATTCAGAGCGATTTGAAGGCCGTCGGAATTGATTTGAATGTTCACGAAGACAGTTGGGCTACGTTTTTGACGCTCAATGCCAAGGGCAATCAACCGTCATTTCTAATCGATTGGAATCAAACGTATCCAGATGCGTCTGACTTTTTATATACGTTGTTGAACTCGAAGGAGCAGCCAGCCAATAACTCAACGATGTATTCCAATCAGCGTGTGGATGAGTGGTTGAATCAGGCCGAGACGGACACGAACCAAACACAACGCGCGAGCTTGTACCAACAGGTGACCGTACAGGCTATGCAAGATGCGACACTGGTTCCCTTGTATTACGGTAAGTATTCGTACGCCGTGCAGCCGTGGATCCACGGATACTATATCAATCGCAATCTCGAAGAGGATCCGTTTGCGCACATCTGGGTGGACAAAACGCATCAGTCGTGACATTGGCATTGAACATTGGGCATAACCCGGTTCGCAGACTGCGAGCCGGGTGAAAGGACGCATGATGGGGCCTCCTGTTCCTTTGCGAATGAGCGAGCGTACCAACGCCGCGCTAGCTGGCGGTTTAAGATGAAACTTCTATGGCTTCGTCGTGTGGGGAAGATTTCGTCCGCGACGACAGTAAACTGTGGAGAATCATGCCCAAGATAACCATCGCCAGGCCGACGAAGCCGCCCACCGATATAGAGGTTCCTGGAATCAAGAGCAGTTCGCCGATGAGTGTAAAGACGACTTCCCCCGACTGCGTGGCTTCCACGACCGCTAACTGATGCACGTTTCCCTTCGCCAAGTCGGTTGCCGTGAAAAACAAAACGGTCGCAATGACCCCTGAAAATACGGCCACGACAACAGATTGCAAGGTTTGATTTACGCTCGGGAGCCCGTGGGCACAGGTCTCGTAAATCGCCAGTATCAACCACAGTGGAAGGCTGGCGATAGTCATGCCAAGCGTTCGTTGGTATGCGTCTAGTCTACCCTCACAAAGCTC
Above is a genomic segment from Alicyclobacillus acidoterrestris containing:
- a CDS encoding LysR family transcriptional regulator, which encodes MDEKDCRILQCLWQEKNLTRAADRLYITQPALTYRLRRLEQEFGAAVMFRNGKGIGFTPEGEYLVHYAQKMLSELQQTKDKIANMSHEVQGNLRVGVSSYFGLHNLPKILRGYHADFPKVHINVTTGWSEEIYELLIHDDIHVGVVRGDFHWPEAKYLLSEERICIISKSEIHLDDLPSLPQISYKAPVLANNLASYAHSSLAQMIDDWWYERFHVPPHISMQVDSFETCKEMVKNVFGYAIVPSNFVHRRDGLKHIDLVRKDGVMVKRGTWMFYREAALQYTMVDKFIDFMKNFSNEAADSEW
- a CDS encoding DUF2294 domain-containing protein, which codes for MNTAKVAHTFSNLVREIRKKHVGKGPEQITTRFVGPWAVCELKGNLTSVEKFAVRTEDGRRIVRELRTTFIKEIYKDEELRAEVENVVGARLVTLFCDFDVDLDTAITVYVFDRPLGLDGLN
- a CDS encoding ABC transporter substrate-binding protein, translating into MHAWQRQSCILLGTVAAIALLLAGCGTSPGNQAQAGAQQKGQSGASQQQTPISGGQIDVDMSDDIHSIDPAVAEDILSDEFVQSMYDQLVTYKGTTNQIVGDAAKSWEVSPDGKTYTFHLQKGITFWNGDKLTADSYIAELERILNKKIGSPGESLIDPIIEGSTAYHDGTASTIRGVSAPDPYTLKITLTKPEPFFLNILAMHFFVGIDPLWIQKVGDADFGLNKPMGTGAFEMKSNNHNTVVLTKNPHYFQKDASGNQLPYLNQIAFTYNNNEQLDAMRFERGETALLGFNTRGIPASSYQEFISNPNLKKDIVTSSAGTIWYMGLNVQQKPFTNVKVRQAVEYAIDKPFIVKLLDNQGSVANQPTPPGVFGHVNDLPADVNYTYNPTKAKQLLKASGVSLPLHVDFYCSNDAATLKIVNQIQSDLKAVGIDLNVHEDSWATFLTLNAKGNQPSFLIDWNQTYPDASDFLYTLLNSKEQPANNSTMYSNQRVDEWLNQAETDTNQTQRASLYQQVTVQAMQDATLVPLYYGKYSYAVQPWIHGYYINRNLEEDPFAHIWVDKTHQS
- the fdhF gene encoding formate dehydrogenase subunit alpha, with translation MSSSSTLRVQFPVHIDGVAYDGYEGQTILQTMLDNGIEHPHVCYHSNLGAIQTCDTCMVEVDGKLVRACATEVMPGMKVQTETDLARAARTEGMDRILENHMLYCTVCDNNNGNCVLHNTAELMKIEHQAYPYRPKGYDKDMSNPFYRYDPDQCILCGRCVEACQDLQVNETLSIDWEREMPRVIWDDDVAINESSCVSCGHCVSVCPTNALMEKSMLGNAGFLSGIPGDVLNPMIDLIKEVEPGYGGIFAISEVESAMREQRIRKTKTVCTFCGVGCSFDVWTKGREILKVEPNEDAPVNGVSTCVKGKFGWDFVNSEERLTKPLIRRGDSFYEASWEEALDLIGRKLGEIKETYGADALGFISSSKVTNEENYLMQKLARAVIGTNNIDNCSRYCQSPATDGLMRTVGIGGDAGTIKDIASAGLVIIVGANPAEAHPVLATRVKRAHKLNGQKLMVVDLRKHEMAERADLFVRPNPGTDHVWLSALTKYIIDQQWHDVSFLNDKVVGFDEYVKSLERYTLDYAEQVTGIRKDQLIDMAKMIHEADGVAVLWAMGVTQQRGGSETSGAISDLLLVTGNFARPGAGAFPLRGHNNVQGACDFGTLPNWLPGYQLVTNEAARKKFEEAWGTPLPAEPGMDNQFMLNAILEGKLRGMYLMGEDMAWVDTNSNHVHEALSHLDFFVVQDVFLSKTAQFADVVLPASPSLEKEGTFSNTERRIQRLYQVFEPLGESKPDWQIIMAIANRLGANWNYQHPSEIMAEAASLAPIFAGVSYDRLEGYNSLLWPVAPDGTDTPLLYTNGFAHPDGKARLVPANWIPPVPPAKQYDLHLNNGRLLEHFHEGNMTDKSEGLRSKVPDTFVEVSPELAQQRGLVDGSLVRLESPYGQVKVNVVVTDRVHGNELYLPMNSTSEFAAVNLLTGPATDVRTDTPAYKETYVRMEVLKAKGRSPLPMNNPRFGKRNPQQGVEVWRKWNREGYVPVEEKAQEVVAHGEAHNQH
- a CDS encoding M20 family metallopeptidase, translated to MGEGADGLGESHISLKSCVEQAVDARDALLRTLALNIHQHPELSFQEHQAMQWLVEPLAEAGFEIETGIAGLETAFRATWGPSDGPVIALLAEYDALPEIGHACGHNLIGTAAVGAALALRDACPDLLARIAVIGTPAEEDGGGKIIMCNAGVFDDVDAAMLCHPRNITTVNRGSLACVDATFKFYGRQAHASSAPEEGISALDAVIQSFVAINALRQFFKSDVKIHGIITKGGSAPNVVPEFCEAKFILRAITVEELAAVREKVYAAVRHSADAVGARCEIEEGLIYAERNNNRALAALFKENLVSLGLEVSDPPARAGLGSSDIGNVGQVTATIHPYIRIGDVSNHTPAFRDAAASEAGLTALNQAAKALAMTAYDLAVNPQALQAVREEFEQWRANKASYAHTS
- a CDS encoding DUF1641 domain-containing protein, which produces MAKPTTSINRLEPSHEEQSMEVTQELQEVFAAHSDAIKSLLVLVQDLHDSGVLEMLHALLNSKEKVASIVLEQVLKPSVLNTIKNAMTALGMVSKLDAEQLSKLTDAMVTGLEHGQAKLASGERVGVFQLAKAVRNPDINRTLALMLGLAEGMGQKL
- a CDS encoding trimeric intracellular cation channel family protein, yielding MESLGWLIVHGIGTCAYAASGAFVALQAKYRIIGVFILGLTTSFGGSVIRNTVIGVPVTRLWDRQTLLLVLCTLAVLCILSTKWIRHWKKWGIFFDSIGLASFSLQGALYAEQYAHHLGTTVMAALFTGIGGGVIRDVLALRKPVALREEVHAILTVLVGLLVFIGGRGFAQPIPLLTTLFVVVVIRLIVVRYRERLWTKLHLRQ